Within the Solwaraspora sp. WMMA2056 genome, the region TCGGGAACAGCAGCAGCGGGGTGTCCTCCTGGCGGACCAGCAGCTCGATCTCGGTGCAGCCGAGGATCACGCCCTGCGCGCCGGCCGCGATCAGCCGCTCGATCACCTTCAGGTACCTGGCCCGGGACGATTCGTTCACCACGCCGAGGCACAGTTCGTCGTAGATGACCGAGTGGACCATCTTGCGGTCCTCGGCCTCCGGCACCAGGACGGTCAGTCCATGGCTGGCCAGCCGGTCCCGCAGGAAGTCCTGCTCCATGGTGAACGCGGTGCCGAGCAGACCGACGGTGTGCAGCCCGTGCGCGCGGACCGCCTCGGCGGTCACGTCGGCGATGTGCAGCAGCGGGATGTCGACCGCGGCGGCGACCCGGTCGGCGACCTTGTGCATGGTGTTGGTGCACAGCAGCAGCAGGTCGGCGCCGGCCGCCTCGACCCGTCGGGCCGCGTCGGCGAGCAGGTCGGCGGCCTCGTCCCACTCGCCGGCCGCCTGCCGGCGCTCGATGTCGGCGAAGTCGACCGAGTAGAGCACGCACCGCGCCGAGTGGTGCCCACCCAGGCGGTCGCGGACCAGCTCGTTGGCGAGCCGGTAGTAGTGGGCGCTGCTTTCCCAGCTCATGCCGCCGAGCATGCCGATCGTCATCATGACGCCATCGTGCCACCCAGCGTCCGGGCACCGGGCGGATATTCGCCGGCGGACATCGACCCGGTCGAACGCTGTCGCGGATGTCGATGTGTCGACTATTGTGGACTCATCCGTTCGTGCGGATCCCACCGAGGAGCTGGTGGTCGTGCGCGTACCGTCCCGGACTCAGCGGCCGAAAGCCGTCGTCACCGCCGCCGCGACGCTGGCCGCCGCGCTCACCGTCGCCGCCCCACCGCCCCCGGCGACCGCGACAGCGACCGCAGCGGTGGCGACCGCGACCGCGACCGTCGGCGCGTCGGACGTCTCCGCCGGTCAGTGGCTCGTCGCCGACCTGGGCACCCCCACCCCGAAGGTCGACCGGGCCGAGGTGGTCGGCGCGGTCACCGTCGACGACCACCCCGGCGGGGCGCAGCAGCCGTACGTGTTCACCGTCGTCGACGGTGCGCTGTACCTGACGCTGGTCACCGGCGGCCGCAGCTGGGTGCCGCTCGGGGTGCCGCCGAGCGGCAGCCCGATCGCCGGCGGCATCGGCGCGATCACCGTACGGGACAGCCCGGCGTCACCGGCCCGACCGCACGTCTTCCTCCGTACCGCCGACGGCCAGCTGTGGAGTCGCTGGTGGGACGGGGGCAGCTGGAACTGGTCGGGCCTCGGCGCACCACCGGGGGCGGCCGTCACCAACGGGGTCGGCGTCGTCGCCGTCGCGGACGCCCCGGGCGCGGCACAGCGGCCGTACGTGTTCGTCCTCGGCACCGGCGGGCAGCTCTGGCTGAACTGGTGGACCGGTGCCCGGTGGCGGTGGGAGGGTCTCGGCACCCCCGACGTGGTCCACCCGCAGTACACCACCGGGGTCGGCGTCGGCCTGATCCAGCTTGCCCCGGAGAACCCACAGTGGCCGCAGGCGTTCGTCGTCACCGGCGAGGGCGAGGTGTGGCGAAACGGCTGGGACGGCAGCGGCTGGCGGTGGACCGACCACGGGGTGGGGCCGGCCGGCCCGCAGCCCACCGTCGGGCTCGACGTGACCACCGCCGCCGCGCCCGCCGGCGCGACGGTCGCACCGATCGCCT harbors:
- a CDS encoding aspartate/glutamate racemase family protein, with translation MMTIGMLGGMSWESSAHYYRLANELVRDRLGGHHSARCVLYSVDFADIERRQAAGEWDEAADLLADAARRVEAAGADLLLLCTNTMHKVADRVAAAVDIPLLHIADVTAEAVRAHGLHTVGLLGTAFTMEQDFLRDRLASHGLTVLVPEAEDRKMVHSVIYDELCLGVVNESSRARYLKVIERLIAAGAQGVILGCTEIELLVRQEDTPLLLFPTTRLHVAAAVDQAVAADQTVAA